From a single Cnuibacter physcomitrellae genomic region:
- a CDS encoding fibronectin type III domain-containing protein: MSERLRASAMRRLVGAGGVTALAVSALLFGAVGAPVQAAEMQAAEVQAVVADPQAHPDIPVTLLTSETGSYLPRVEVSINGSAPIPMMIDTGTNFMVVFPGSIVDPTTPVIDTGIAQGINYDGSAASGTIARAQVEVGGVVTTPGDVAFLDATSCTPHCLGYQDGIGGVIGIGQRLSDKHDGGDPANALYSPLAQLTPELSAGFTVDFMSADPVIRLGAPADAGETDTVLYREQDGDLFYPNGQPVYFEPEVCWTIVYGSDSASACNDTVFDTGQSGGMIRGDQFLPLVDPVHSTPEPGSGALLVGLLKTGATVVWSSSTDAEPYAEMVEPGVAPFKYGLFSADAEDTFNSGNGFYLKHTIGFDNDTGEVVISATAGTPTGPRDVRAEAGDQSVVAHWKAPEDAGGSAITGYAVRVTPVGGGAPVLVNADAQADHLRVDGLTGGQAYWVSVAAVNDVGAGPRVRADGQVVPSGATTPPATAAASPALANTGDETASGIAAVAFVLAAAGVGLLVLRRGRRRTS, encoded by the coding sequence GTGAGCGAACGTCTCAGGGCATCGGCGATGCGCCGGCTCGTCGGTGCGGGTGGGGTGACGGCGCTCGCGGTCTCCGCGCTGCTCTTCGGAGCGGTGGGTGCTCCGGTGCAGGCTGCCGAGATGCAGGCCGCCGAGGTGCAGGCCGTCGTAGCTGATCCGCAGGCGCATCCGGACATCCCCGTCACGCTCCTCACCTCGGAGACGGGCAGCTACCTGCCCCGCGTCGAGGTGAGCATCAACGGGAGCGCCCCCATCCCGATGATGATCGACACCGGGACGAACTTCATGGTCGTCTTCCCCGGCTCGATCGTGGACCCGACCACCCCCGTGATCGACACCGGCATCGCGCAGGGGATCAACTACGACGGCTCGGCCGCATCCGGGACCATCGCCCGCGCGCAGGTCGAGGTCGGGGGAGTCGTCACGACGCCCGGAGACGTCGCGTTCCTCGACGCCACCTCCTGCACCCCGCACTGCCTCGGCTACCAGGATGGCATCGGGGGAGTCATCGGGATCGGTCAGAGGCTGTCCGACAAGCACGACGGGGGCGATCCTGCGAACGCGCTCTATTCACCCTTGGCGCAGCTGACGCCCGAGCTGAGTGCGGGATTCACGGTCGACTTCATGAGCGCGGACCCGGTGATCCGCCTCGGCGCTCCCGCCGACGCCGGTGAGACCGACACCGTGCTCTACCGCGAGCAGGACGGCGACCTCTTCTACCCGAACGGTCAGCCGGTGTACTTCGAGCCCGAGGTCTGCTGGACCATCGTCTACGGCTCCGATTCCGCCAGTGCCTGCAACGACACCGTCTTCGACACAGGGCAGAGCGGCGGGATGATCCGCGGCGATCAGTTCCTGCCGCTCGTGGATCCGGTGCACTCCACGCCCGAACCGGGATCGGGGGCACTCCTCGTCGGTCTGCTGAAGACGGGCGCGACCGTGGTCTGGTCGAGCTCGACCGACGCCGAGCCGTACGCCGAGATGGTGGAGCCCGGGGTCGCGCCGTTCAAGTACGGCCTCTTCTCCGCCGATGCCGAGGACACCTTCAACTCCGGCAACGGCTTCTACCTGAAGCACACCATCGGCTTCGACAACGACACGGGCGAGGTCGTCATCAGCGCCACCGCGGGCACCCCCACGGGCCCGCGCGACGTGCGGGCCGAGGCGGGGGACCAGTCCGTCGTCGCCCACTGGAAGGCGCCCGAGGATGCGGGCGGCTCCGCGATCACGGGGTATGCGGTCCGCGTCACGCCGGTGGGAGGCGGCGCCCCGGTCCTCGTGAACGCCGACGCGCAGGCCGACCACCTGAGGGTCGACGGCCTCACGGGCGGACAGGCGTACTGGGTGTCGGTCGCGGCCGTGAACGACGTCGGCGCGGGTCCGCGCGTCCGGGCCGACGGGCAGGTCGTCCCGTCGGGTGCGACCACGCCGCCGGCGACGGCCGCGGCGTCGCCCGCGCTGGCGAACACGGGCGACGAGACGGCCTCCGGGATCGCCGCTGTCGCGTTCGTGCTGGCCGCCGCGGGCGTGGGTCTGCTCGTCCTCCGTCGCGGTCGCCGCCGCACGTCCTGA
- a CDS encoding helix-turn-helix transcriptional regulator, with translation MNRTDRLYALVEELRAVAPRPRSARWLAERFEVSVRTIERDVSALQQAGTPIYAEPGRTGGYCVSREHTLPPLNFTPQEAAAMAVALQSMGDSPFRPAAETALRKLVFAMRGDDAQAARDLAARVHFLRDDVAEARVPRLISDAVAHPRVLRIAYGDRAGTRTSREIEPLGYVERSGAWYLIAWCRLRDGLRAFRIDRILDVAVTTETPPPRTLTAEDIDIVYGTLEPLTL, from the coding sequence ATGAACAGGACCGACCGGCTCTACGCCCTCGTGGAGGAGCTCCGCGCGGTCGCGCCGCGTCCGCGGAGCGCGCGGTGGCTGGCCGAGCGGTTCGAGGTCAGCGTCCGGACGATCGAGCGCGACGTCAGCGCCCTCCAGCAGGCCGGCACTCCGATCTACGCCGAGCCGGGCAGGACCGGCGGATACTGCGTCTCGCGCGAGCACACGTTGCCGCCGCTCAACTTCACCCCGCAGGAGGCGGCCGCCATGGCGGTCGCACTGCAGTCGATGGGCGACTCCCCCTTCCGTCCCGCGGCGGAGACGGCGCTGCGCAAGCTCGTCTTCGCGATGCGCGGCGATGACGCGCAGGCCGCGCGCGACCTCGCGGCGCGGGTCCACTTCCTGCGCGACGACGTGGCCGAGGCCAGGGTCCCGCGCCTCATCTCGGACGCCGTCGCCCATCCACGCGTCCTGCGGATCGCGTACGGCGACCGCGCCGGCACCCGCACCAGCCGTGAGATCGAGCCGCTCGGCTATGTGGAGCGCAGCGGAGCCTGGTACCTCATCGCGTGGTGCAGGCTGCGCGACGGCCTCCGCGCCTTCCGGATCGACCGCATCCTCGACGTCGCGGTCACCACCGAGACGCCGCCCCCGCGAACGCTCACGGCGGAGGACATCGACATCGTGTACGGAACCCTCGAGCCGCTCACGCTCTGA
- a CDS encoding VOC family protein yields MNFVSIRIITDDVARLADFYELITDGTAVRTADVFAELTTPSVTLAIGSTRTVPAFAPGAAEPAQNRSAIIEFLSPDVDADYARLRDVIDSWVNEPTLMPWGNRSLLLRDPDGNLVNLFTPATPEAIAKFALFTE; encoded by the coding sequence ATGAACTTCGTGTCCATCCGCATCATCACCGACGACGTCGCCCGCCTCGCCGACTTCTACGAGCTGATCACCGACGGCACCGCCGTCCGCACCGCCGACGTCTTCGCCGAGCTGACGACCCCCTCCGTGACCCTCGCGATCGGCAGCACCCGCACCGTCCCGGCGTTCGCCCCGGGTGCCGCGGAGCCCGCGCAAAACCGCTCCGCGATCATCGAGTTCCTCTCCCCCGACGTCGACGCCGACTACGCCCGCCTCCGAGACGTGATCGACTCGTGGGTGAACGAGCCCACGCTGATGCCCTGGGGCAACCGCTCGCTCCTCCTCCGCGACCCGGACGGCAACCTCGTCAACCTCTTCACCCCCGCCACCCCGGAGGCGATCGCGAAGTTCGCACTCTTCACCGAATGA
- a CDS encoding helix-turn-helix domain-containing protein produces MANASTLVRAARKSRRLTQDQLAERTRIDQAAVSRSERGRDAEFSTVDRLLAGTGHRLYSAPTRRDDAATVAAEIRQRLRDGDKDRALRALIQLSDNLVAERGLVRGVLGLAEPETTADPVWDAALAAVVAWRLREEGLPTPDWVDAPSRFVRESRGLEVDAADPLPPDSEVPEEFAKRGVLVWRDTFASV; encoded by the coding sequence ATGGCCAACGCATCGACGCTCGTGCGCGCTGCGCGCAAGAGCAGGCGGCTCACCCAAGACCAGCTCGCCGAGCGTACGCGTATCGACCAGGCGGCTGTCTCTCGGTCGGAGCGCGGCCGTGATGCCGAGTTCAGCACCGTTGATCGCCTGCTTGCAGGCACAGGCCATCGGCTCTATTCCGCGCCGACCCGTCGCGACGACGCTGCGACCGTAGCTGCGGAGATCCGGCAGCGGCTCCGTGACGGAGACAAGGATCGTGCACTGCGCGCGCTGATCCAGCTGAGTGACAACCTCGTCGCGGAACGGGGTCTTGTTCGCGGCGTTCTCGGCCTTGCTGAGCCGGAGACGACGGCGGATCCTGTGTGGGACGCGGCTCTTGCGGCGGTCGTCGCGTGGCGTCTCCGCGAAGAAGGGCTTCCGACACCGGATTGGGTGGACGCTCCGAGCCGGTTCGTTCGCGAGTCCCGCGGTCTCGAGGTGGATGCCGCCGATCCTCTTCCGCCCGACTCCGAGGTGCCCGAGGAGTTCGCCAAGCGGGGAGTGCTGGTCTGGCGGGATACCTTCGCGAGCGTCTGA
- a CDS encoding NB-ARC domain-containing protein — translation MSNDPSSVLGLTIKLPTDPIDEPFHNLPVPDFDETGFLGRAAVLRKIKRYILGSWPAISILGDGGIGKTAIALKAAYDLLDDPKSDFEAIVWVTAKNQALTVNEIERISTSIQNSLGMFSEAARELGATSNTDPIDELLSYMTEFRVLLVLDNLETATDARLREFLREIPRGSKVLMTSRIGVHKENDVKLDPLTFDESRALLLNLAQGRNVKLLQDLDEAGRNSLIEKLKGHPLYIKWVVSGVQAGRRPTDMIASNQLLLDFCMSNVYDGLGKGARRVLQSMQVLRGVRYQGELAFVNDLNATDIQKYLLDLMRSNFVSMTHASGYDSDAGYEVGDFAHQYLAGKQPVQDDFRSRVLSKNERLMELSLRMQRTSAQAIRRYDPLSVDIRDHHDAPAARLLVRAIRETKASHLDRAVQTCAEAHALSPGYYETRRVEGYIQTLRRDYAAARTAYELAVELASGPAKAIALYHLGSFLDVEGVEPWAALAAFSDAARLDPDSCAIFLRIAACQFVLGNYLLTLGSIAALIKKSPTSEQLELAFLLCLRSIVFGSEVALTKGDIAAGLEIIETGLALIQDFSQDRFGSISDDWLIHISDVCTRFSAASVGSSYLQKQTEGLAVIAQSKISRAAESGRVTGLIETLPVDQSYGFIRFRSESLFFHVNDLIDRRDWRQLQLGNLLAFEVEFDPSKGRSRARKVRALL, via the coding sequence GTGTCGAACGACCCGTCCTCTGTCCTGGGTCTCACGATCAAGCTCCCTACAGACCCGATTGATGAACCATTCCATAACCTTCCAGTGCCCGATTTTGATGAGACTGGCTTCCTCGGGCGCGCTGCCGTTCTACGTAAGATCAAGCGATACATCCTGGGTTCGTGGCCGGCCATTTCTATCCTCGGTGATGGCGGCATCGGCAAGACCGCGATCGCGCTAAAGGCGGCATACGATCTACTCGATGATCCGAAATCGGACTTTGAAGCGATTGTGTGGGTTACGGCCAAAAACCAAGCGCTCACAGTCAACGAGATTGAAAGAATCTCGACGAGTATTCAGAACAGCCTCGGTATGTTCTCCGAAGCAGCTCGAGAGTTGGGTGCAACTAGTAACACTGACCCCATTGATGAGCTGCTGTCCTACATGACCGAGTTTCGCGTTCTGCTGGTTCTCGACAACCTGGAGACTGCGACAGACGCTCGGCTACGCGAGTTCCTCAGGGAAATTCCTCGTGGCTCGAAAGTGTTGATGACGAGCAGAATTGGTGTACACAAAGAGAACGACGTCAAGCTCGATCCCTTGACCTTCGATGAGTCGCGAGCGTTACTGCTTAACCTGGCCCAAGGGCGCAATGTGAAGCTGCTTCAGGACCTTGACGAAGCAGGTAGGAACTCGTTGATTGAGAAACTCAAGGGTCACCCGCTGTACATCAAGTGGGTGGTTTCGGGAGTTCAAGCTGGCAGGCGCCCGACAGACATGATCGCGTCGAATCAACTCTTACTCGACTTCTGCATGTCGAACGTCTACGACGGACTGGGCAAGGGCGCTCGCCGGGTTCTCCAGTCGATGCAAGTTCTTCGGGGTGTGCGTTATCAAGGCGAACTCGCATTCGTTAACGATCTAAACGCGACCGACATCCAGAAGTACTTGCTAGACCTGATGCGAAGCAACTTTGTGAGTATGACGCATGCATCGGGCTACGACTCTGACGCTGGCTACGAAGTTGGCGACTTTGCGCATCAGTACCTCGCGGGAAAGCAACCTGTCCAGGACGATTTTCGCTCCCGGGTGCTCTCGAAGAACGAGCGTCTGATGGAGCTAAGCCTTCGAATGCAGCGCACAAGCGCACAAGCCATCCGTCGGTATGACCCGTTGTCAGTCGATATCCGCGACCATCATGACGCACCGGCTGCAAGGCTCCTGGTTAGGGCAATCCGCGAGACGAAGGCATCTCATCTGGATCGGGCGGTTCAGACGTGCGCTGAAGCGCATGCATTATCTCCTGGTTACTACGAGACCCGACGGGTCGAGGGCTACATTCAAACGCTCAGGCGTGATTATGCAGCTGCGCGAACCGCCTACGAATTAGCAGTTGAGCTGGCAAGTGGGCCCGCGAAAGCGATTGCGCTCTACCATCTGGGCTCGTTCTTGGATGTCGAGGGAGTCGAGCCATGGGCCGCGCTTGCAGCGTTTTCAGACGCGGCGAGACTTGATCCGGACAGTTGTGCAATCTTCTTACGCATTGCAGCATGCCAGTTCGTATTGGGAAATTACCTGCTCACACTCGGTTCGATCGCAGCATTGATCAAGAAGAGTCCGACGAGCGAGCAACTTGAACTGGCCTTCCTCCTGTGCCTTCGATCGATAGTATTCGGCTCGGAAGTGGCGCTTACGAAGGGCGACATAGCCGCCGGACTAGAGATTATCGAGACCGGACTTGCTCTGATCCAAGATTTCTCGCAGGACCGCTTTGGATCAATCTCGGATGACTGGTTGATTCACATTTCAGACGTGTGCACCCGCTTCTCAGCAGCTTCTGTGGGGAGTAGCTACCTACAGAAGCAAACTGAAGGGCTAGCGGTGATCGCCCAATCGAAGATCTCACGTGCTGCTGAAAGCGGGAGAGTTACGGGACTGATCGAGACGCTGCCGGTCGATCAGAGCTATGGCTTCATCCGGTTCCGGTCCGAGTCCCTCTTTTTCCATGTCAACGATCTGATTGATCGCCGAGACTGGCGACAGCTCCAGCTCGGCAATTTGCTTGCGTTCGAGGTGGAGTTCGACCCCTCCAAAGGCAGGTCCCGAGCTCGCAAGGTTCGTGCACTGTTGTGA
- a CDS encoding Arm DNA-binding domain-containing protein, whose protein sequence is MAGTVTPYSTAQGKRYRVRYRKPDHTQTDKRGFKTKREAELFLASVTVSKATGDYIDPALARVSVGDLAPLWLRSKLVLKPSSSKLLETAWGVHVSERWGHREISTIVPSEVQVWVSELAGRRSPSVVIRAHVQEAARAASVGKMWANAVF, encoded by the coding sequence ATGGCGGGAACCGTAACCCCTTACAGCACCGCGCAGGGCAAGCGATATCGCGTGCGATACCGGAAACCGGATCACACCCAGACGGACAAGCGGGGTTTCAAGACCAAGCGCGAGGCCGAGCTGTTCCTCGCCTCGGTGACCGTGTCGAAGGCGACCGGCGATTACATCGATCCGGCGCTGGCGCGCGTCTCGGTCGGCGACCTCGCTCCGTTGTGGCTGCGCTCGAAGTTGGTGCTGAAGCCCTCGTCATCGAAGCTGCTTGAGACCGCGTGGGGCGTGCATGTGTCAGAGCGATGGGGGCACCGCGAGATCTCCACCATTGTGCCTTCCGAGGTGCAGGTCTGGGTGAGCGAGCTTGCGGGCCGTCGATCGCCCTCAGTGGTGATTCGGGCGCACGTGCAAGAGGCTGCAAGAGCCGCAAGTGTGGGCAAAATGTGGGCAAACGCCGTCTTCTAG
- a CDS encoding HNH endonuclease has translation MRTLVLNAGYEPLGVVSFKRALVLVMNDKARVLERDDEHPVHGIDDDYDRPAVILLTRYVRVPLNRMMPVTRRGVLRRDGQRCGYCGAYASTIDHVQPRSRGGKDSWENLVACCLRCNNIKGNRTPAEMGWSLRFEPAMPYQAGWTVKGAERAEPAWADYLSLPAAA, from the coding sequence ATGCGAACACTGGTCCTCAACGCAGGGTACGAACCGCTCGGTGTGGTGTCGTTCAAGCGAGCACTCGTCCTCGTGATGAACGACAAGGCGAGGGTGCTGGAGCGGGATGACGAGCATCCCGTGCACGGCATCGACGACGACTACGATCGTCCGGCGGTCATCCTGCTCACCCGCTACGTGCGGGTGCCCCTCAACCGGATGATGCCCGTCACCCGCCGCGGTGTCCTCCGCCGCGACGGGCAGCGCTGCGGCTACTGCGGCGCCTACGCGTCGACGATCGACCACGTGCAGCCGCGCTCCCGTGGCGGCAAGGACAGCTGGGAGAACCTCGTCGCCTGCTGCCTGCGCTGCAACAACATCAAGGGCAACCGCACCCCCGCAGAGATGGGATGGTCGCTCCGCTTCGAGCCGGCCATGCCCTACCAGGCGGGCTGGACGGTGAAGGGCGCCGAGCGGGCCGAGCCCGCCTGGGCGGACTACCTGTCGCTGCCCGCCGCCGCCTGA
- a CDS encoding C40 family peptidase, whose product MASAGDALDPTSTDTTRAAHGSAADQPLTRRERREREARTTAGTDRGNAIVLSSKATAVVRSAAATTAAASAHRAPVATATPSVPVAKEPIAASSAVVPAAFSARQQRARLRLPRKRTVAAGFVMALAAGMFATTALPAYAYGGGGSFDPEATSTAFGEDQTLQIPNATAILTVSRDGYTAPTPEELAAAEQAAQAAAQAALDAERAAAATPATSGSSASRSPFAVTPPSSAYSGAAVVAYAQQFVGVVPYGTGNSPDTSFSCDGLTQYVMGAFGISLPRGVSAQAALMVQIDPADAQPGDFLVYPGQHIGIYAGGGMMIDSPDWGRYVEYRGIWGSPYYARYVG is encoded by the coding sequence TTGGCATCTGCTGGAGACGCGCTCGACCCGACGAGCACCGACACCACCCGCGCAGCCCACGGCAGCGCGGCCGACCAGCCCCTCACCCGCCGCGAGCGTCGCGAGCGCGAGGCGAGGACGACGGCAGGAACGGATCGCGGCAACGCGATCGTCCTCTCGTCTAAGGCGACCGCCGTCGTCCGTTCTGCTGCGGCGACGACCGCCGCTGCGTCCGCACACCGCGCTCCGGTCGCCACGGCCACGCCGTCCGTCCCGGTGGCGAAGGAGCCCATCGCGGCGAGCAGTGCCGTGGTCCCGGCCGCGTTCAGCGCGCGCCAGCAGCGCGCCCGTCTTCGACTGCCGCGCAAGCGCACCGTCGCCGCCGGCTTCGTCATGGCGCTCGCCGCGGGCATGTTCGCGACGACCGCCCTCCCCGCCTACGCCTACGGCGGCGGCGGCAGCTTCGACCCCGAGGCGACGTCGACCGCGTTCGGCGAGGACCAGACGCTTCAGATCCCCAACGCCACCGCGATCCTCACCGTGAGCCGCGACGGCTACACCGCCCCGACCCCCGAGGAGCTCGCGGCGGCGGAGCAGGCCGCCCAGGCTGCGGCGCAGGCTGCGCTCGACGCCGAGCGGGCCGCCGCTGCAACGCCGGCGACGTCCGGGAGCAGCGCCTCGCGGTCGCCCTTCGCGGTCACCCCGCCGTCCAGCGCGTACAGCGGTGCCGCCGTCGTCGCGTATGCCCAGCAGTTCGTCGGCGTGGTGCCCTACGGCACCGGCAACTCGCCCGACACGAGCTTCTCCTGCGACGGCCTCACCCAGTACGTCATGGGCGCGTTCGGCATCAGCCTCCCGCGCGGCGTCTCCGCTCAGGCGGCGCTCATGGTGCAGATCGATCCCGCCGACGCTCAGCCCGGCGACTTCCTGGTCTACCCGGGTCAGCACATCGGCATCTACGCCGGCGGCGGCATGATGATCGACTCGCCCGACTGGGGTCGCTACGTCGAGTACCGCGGCATCTGGGGCTCGCCCTACTACGCCCGCTACGTCGGCTGA
- a CDS encoding metal-dependent transcriptional regulator: MTDLIDTTEMYLRTILELEEENIVPLRARISERLGHSGPTVSQTVGRMERDGLVVVSGDRHLELTEPGRRKAVSVMRKHRLAERLLSDVIGLDWELVHEEACRWEHVMSEQVELRILDMLDHPRESPYGNPIPGLDAFGEEATAPFTKGVVNIVTLVHGAVGPQRKTIRRLGEPAQTDPELLLQLKQSGVVPGNTAAFSSAGSYVLVEVDGFEQGLELPNEVASHIFVGV, translated from the coding sequence TTGACAGACCTCATCGACACCACCGAGATGTATCTCCGCACGATCCTCGAGCTCGAGGAGGAGAACATCGTGCCGCTGCGCGCGCGCATCTCCGAGCGGCTGGGGCACTCGGGCCCGACGGTGTCGCAGACCGTGGGGCGCATGGAGCGCGACGGCCTCGTCGTCGTGTCCGGCGACCGCCACCTCGAGCTCACGGAGCCGGGCCGCCGCAAGGCCGTGTCCGTGATGCGCAAGCACCGGCTGGCCGAGCGGCTGCTCAGCGATGTCATCGGCCTCGACTGGGAGCTGGTGCACGAGGAGGCATGCCGCTGGGAGCATGTGATGAGCGAGCAGGTAGAGCTGCGCATCCTCGACATGCTCGACCACCCGCGGGAGTCGCCCTACGGCAACCCGATCCCGGGCCTCGACGCCTTCGGCGAGGAGGCGACCGCCCCCTTCACCAAGGGCGTCGTCAACATCGTCACGCTGGTCCACGGCGCCGTGGGTCCGCAGCGGAAGACGATCCGCCGACTGGGCGAGCCCGCGCAGACCGACCCCGAGCTGCTCCTGCAGCTCAAGCAGTCGGGAGTGGTGCCGGGCAACACGGCCGCGTTCTCGTCCGCCGGCTCGTACGTCCTGGTCGAGGTGGACGGGTTCGAGCAGGGCCTGGAGCTGCCGAACGAGGTCGCGAGCCACATCTTCGTGGGCGTCTGA
- the serC gene encoding phosphoserine transaminase, whose translation MATIEIPRDLLPIDGRFGCGPSKVRGEQLEALVTRGASLLGTSHRQAPVKDLVGSVRSGLADLFALPDGYEVLLANGGSTAFWDSAAFGLIEKRAENLSFGEFGSKFAKAAGAPWLEKPHVITAEGGSRAEVEVVDGVDVYAWPHNETSTGVMAPVRRVNGDEGALTVIDATSAAGGAFVDPAEADVYYFAPQKNFASDGGLWLAFFSPAAIERVERIAASDRYIPEFLSLKNAVDNSRLNQTLNTPAVSTLVLLDEQISWINANGGLSWAAARTKESSDALYAWAEGVDYARPFVSEPDHRSQVVVTIDFDDAIDAAAVAKTLRANGIVDTEPYRKLGRNQLRIATFVAIEPADVRKLISCIEYVVSHLG comes from the coding sequence ATGGCGACCATCGAGATTCCGCGCGACCTCCTGCCCATCGACGGCCGATTCGGCTGCGGGCCCTCCAAGGTCCGGGGTGAGCAGCTCGAGGCTCTCGTCACGCGTGGCGCCTCCCTCCTCGGCACGAGCCACCGCCAGGCCCCCGTGAAGGATCTCGTCGGCTCGGTGCGCTCCGGGCTCGCCGACCTCTTCGCCCTGCCCGACGGCTACGAGGTCCTCCTCGCCAACGGCGGCTCGACCGCGTTCTGGGACTCGGCCGCCTTCGGACTGATCGAGAAGCGTGCCGAGAACCTGTCGTTCGGCGAGTTCGGGTCGAAGTTCGCCAAGGCCGCCGGCGCCCCCTGGCTCGAGAAGCCGCACGTGATCACCGCCGAGGGCGGGTCGCGCGCCGAGGTCGAGGTGGTGGACGGCGTCGACGTCTACGCCTGGCCGCACAACGAGACCTCCACCGGCGTGATGGCGCCCGTCCGCCGCGTGAACGGCGACGAGGGCGCCCTCACCGTCATCGACGCCACGAGCGCTGCGGGCGGCGCGTTCGTCGACCCCGCCGAGGCCGACGTCTACTACTTCGCCCCGCAGAAGAACTTCGCCAGCGACGGCGGACTCTGGCTCGCCTTCTTCTCCCCCGCGGCGATCGAGCGTGTCGAGCGGATCGCCGCGTCCGACCGCTACATCCCCGAGTTCCTCAGCCTGAAGAACGCGGTCGACAATTCCAGGCTCAACCAGACCCTCAACACCCCCGCGGTCTCGACCCTGGTGCTGCTCGACGAGCAGATCTCCTGGATCAACGCGAACGGCGGACTCAGCTGGGCCGCGGCCCGCACGAAGGAGTCGTCCGACGCGCTCTACGCCTGGGCGGAGGGCGTCGACTACGCTCGCCCGTTCGTCTCGGAGCCCGACCACCGCTCGCAGGTCGTCGTGACCATCGACTTCGACGACGCGATCGACGCTGCGGCCGTGGCGAAGACCCTGCGCGCCAACGGCATCGTCGACACGGAGCCCTACCGGAAGCTCGGCCGCAACCAGCTGCGGATCGCGACCTTCGTCGCCATCGAGCCGGCGGATGTGCGCAAGCTGATCTCCTGCATCGAGTACGTGGTGTCGCATCTCGGCTGA
- a CDS encoding DUF3027 domain-containing protein: MTAAADTADAAELGDAAEAEAPTSGDEPAESEPTGSSKTDAPEGEAPDESAEPAEAEVVEGDSDAQESDQDDSDEQVEETEVEVVVYEPDPVLLESVELARAGLREITDDSTIGDVVGFQAQGEHVLSIHFATTLRGYPGWHWTATLARVDDGSEPTVLETELLPGEDALLAPDWVPWSERLAEWRAAQAAAAEAAAEEEPEESDDESEESDDALDEDSLDDDDSDDDDDDSTDDDDSDDSDDDEDSLDDDALDDLDEDDLVDDVLDDLDDLDDEALDPDAASSPEDAASSSDEADDRP, from the coding sequence GTGACTGCGGCCGCTGACACGGCGGATGCCGCCGAGCTCGGCGACGCGGCGGAGGCTGAGGCCCCGACCTCGGGTGATGAGCCCGCCGAGTCGGAGCCGACCGGGTCCTCGAAGACCGACGCCCCGGAGGGCGAGGCCCCCGACGAGTCCGCCGAGCCCGCTGAGGCGGAGGTCGTCGAGGGCGATTCCGACGCACAGGAGTCCGACCAGGACGACTCCGACGAGCAGGTCGAGGAGACCGAGGTCGAGGTCGTCGTGTACGAGCCCGACCCGGTGCTGCTCGAGTCGGTGGAGCTGGCCCGGGCGGGCCTGCGGGAGATCACCGACGACTCCACCATCGGCGACGTGGTGGGCTTCCAGGCCCAGGGCGAGCACGTGCTGAGCATCCACTTCGCGACCACGCTCCGGGGATACCCAGGGTGGCACTGGACCGCGACCCTGGCCCGCGTCGACGACGGCTCTGAGCCCACCGTGCTCGAGACCGAGCTCCTCCCCGGCGAGGACGCGCTGCTGGCGCCCGACTGGGTCCCGTGGTCGGAGCGGCTCGCCGAGTGGCGAGCGGCCCAGGCCGCAGCGGCAGAGGCTGCGGCGGAGGAGGAGCCCGAGGAGTCCGACGACGAGTCGGAGGAGTCCGACGACGCCCTCGACGAGGATTCGCTCGACGATGACGACTCCGACGACGACGATGACGACTCGACGGACGATGACGACTCCGACGACTCGGACGACGACGAGGACTCTCTCGACGACGACGCGCTCGATGACCTGGACGAGGACGACCTCGTCGACGACGTCCTCGACGACCTGGACGACCTCGACGACGAGGCCCTCGACCCGGACGCCGCGTCCTCGCCGGAGGACGCTGCCTCGAGCTCTGACGAGGCCGACGACCGCCCGTAG
- a CDS encoding cold-shock protein — protein sequence MPTGKVKFYDEEKGFGFVSTDDGQEVFLHASALPAGAKVKAGTRLEFGIADGKRGAQALSARLLEAPVSMVKMSRKPADDMAVIVEDLVKVLDAVGGNLKRGRYPDNAHSRKVATLLRRVADELDA from the coding sequence ATGCCGACCGGCAAGGTGAAGTTCTACGACGAGGAGAAGGGCTTCGGGTTCGTCAGCACCGACGACGGCCAGGAGGTCTTCCTGCACGCGTCGGCCCTGCCCGCCGGCGCGAAGGTGAAGGCGGGCACGCGGCTCGAGTTCGGCATCGCCGACGGCAAGCGCGGTGCGCAGGCGCTCTCGGCGCGGCTGCTCGAGGCCCCCGTCAGCATGGTGAAGATGTCGCGCAAGCCCGCCGACGACATGGCGGTCATCGTGGAGGACCTCGTGAAGGTGCTCGACGCGGTGGGCGGGAACCTCAAGCGCGGGCGCTACCCCGACAACGCCCACAGCCGCAAGGTCGCGACGCTGCTGCGCCGGGTGGCCGACGAGCTCGACGCGTGA